The Terracoccus luteus genome includes a region encoding these proteins:
- a CDS encoding TetR/AcrR family transcriptional regulator, protein MAQSAVVRRQSTLRRITVAAQEMAIERGYDGFTLDDLAAAVGVSRRTLFNHVSGKEEAVVGVRPDFDPVLVERFRAGGPTGDLFDDLLHLIVELLDREDASREDAGRFHRLLETNSQLTPRVHRELERVCTEAVEMASVRPGEGDRQRAGVVVVVLGALVAHAMNEYLRADDTVSLVDHLRTSAETARQLLA, encoded by the coding sequence GTGGCCCAGAGTGCAGTCGTCCGTCGTCAGTCCACGTTGCGTCGCATCACCGTCGCCGCGCAGGAGATGGCGATCGAGCGCGGCTACGACGGCTTCACCCTCGACGACCTCGCCGCTGCGGTGGGGGTCTCGAGGCGAACGCTCTTCAACCACGTCTCCGGCAAGGAGGAGGCGGTAGTCGGGGTGCGCCCCGACTTCGACCCCGTGCTCGTCGAGCGCTTCCGCGCCGGCGGCCCGACCGGCGACCTCTTCGACGACCTGCTCCACCTCATCGTCGAGCTGCTCGACCGTGAGGACGCGAGCCGTGAGGACGCCGGCCGCTTCCACCGCCTGCTCGAGACCAACTCCCAGCTGACCCCGCGGGTGCACCGCGAGCTCGAGCGCGTGTGCACGGAGGCCGTCGAGATGGCATCCGTGCGACCCGGCGAGGGCGACCGCCAGCGCGCCGGTGTCGTCGTCGTCGTGCTCGGCGCCCTCGTCGCCCACGCGATGAACGAGTACCTCCGCGCCGACGACACGGTCTCGCTCGTCGACCACCTCCGGACCTCCGCCGAGACGGCGCGGCAGCTGCTCGCCTGA